From Camelus ferus isolate YT-003-E chromosome 15, BCGSAC_Cfer_1.0, whole genome shotgun sequence, the proteins below share one genomic window:
- the TLX2 gene encoding T-cell leukemia homeobox protein 2, which translates to MEPAVLASHNLPHHEPISFGIDQILSCPEPPGSGLGLGRAGQGHGESAAFSGGFHGASSYGPAGSLAPLPGSSGVGPGGVIRVPAHRPLPVQPPAGGAPAVPGPSGLGGAGGLAGLTFPWMDSGRRYAKDRLTAALSPFSGTRRIGHPYQNRTPPKRKKPRTSFSRSQVLELERRFLRQKYLASAERAALAKALRMTDAQVKTWFQNRRTKWRRQTAEEREAERHRAGRLLLHLQQDALPRPLRPPLPPDPLCLHNSSLFALQNLQPWAEDNKVASVSGLASVV; encoded by the exons ATGGAGCCGGCGGTGCTGGCATCGCACAACCTCCCGCACCACGAGCCAATCAGCTTCGGCATCGATCAGATCCTGAGCTGCCCGGAACCCCCCGGGAGCGGCCTAGGCCTGGGTCGCGCCGGCCAGGGCCATGGGGAGAGTGCGGCGTTCTCGGGTGGATTTCACGGAGCCTCAAGCTACGGCCCCGCGGGCTCGCTGGCTCCGCTACCAGGCAGCTCTGGTGTGGGCCCGGGAGGTGTGATCCGCGTCCCAGCGCACCGCCCGCTGCCAGTGCAGCCGCCCGCGGGAGGCGCGCCTGCGGTTCCTGGACCCTCGGGCTTGGGCGGCGCCGGGGGCCTAGCGGGACTCACCTTCCCTTGGATGGACAGCGGCCGCCGCTATGCCAAGGACCGGCTCACGG CCGCGCTTTCGCCCTTCTCCGGGACGCGCCGTATAGGTCACCCCTACCAAAACCGGACGCCCCCGAAGCGGAAGAAGCCGCGCACGTCCTTCTCCCGCTCGCAGGTGCTGGAGCTGGAGCGGCGCTTCCTGCGCCAGAAGTACCTGGCCTCGGCCGAGAGGGCGGCGCTGGCCAAGGCCCTGCGCATGACTGACGCGCAGGTCAAGACGTGGTTCCAGAACCGGCGCACCAAGTGGCG GCGCCAGACGGCCGAGGAGCGCGAGGCGGAGCGGCACCGCGCGGGCCGGCTGCTTCTGCACCTGCAGCAGGACGCGCTACCGCGACCGCTGCGGCCGCCGCTGCCCCCGGACCCGCTCTGCCTGCACAACTCGTCGCTCTTCGCGCTGCAGAACCTGCAGCCCTGGGCCGAGGACAACAAGGTGGCTTCCGTGTCCGGGCTCGCCTCGGTGGTGTGA
- the DQX1 gene encoding ATP-dependent RNA helicase DQX1 isoform X1, translating to MASQLLGLEEESGPNPGESELAVNPFDGLPFSSRYYELLEQRRALPVWAARFIFLEQLESSPSGVVLVSGEPGSGKSTQIPQWCAEFALARGFRKGWVTVTQPYPLAALSLALRVADEMDLTLGHEVGYSIPQEDCSGPDTLLRFCWDRLLLQELASTRGTGVWGVLVLDEAQERSVASDLLQGLLRDARLGNLPGDPRLVVVTDPALEPKLQAFWGNPPIVHVPREPGRCPTPVYRDTVPTDRVEAACQAVLELCRKEAPGDVLVYLPSEEEISLCCESLSREVGPLVPQGPPLRVLPLHPGRGQAVQAVYQDTDLGARKVVVTHWLADFSFSLPSIRHVIDSGLELRSVYNPQIRAESQVLRPISKCQAEARRLRAGGVPPGSCLCLYPKSFLELEAPPLPQPRVCEENLSPLVLLLKRRQIAEPGECHFLDRPGEQSSCPSPTVRPPGSENPCPVSLVPSPAPEALMQALEDLDYLAALDDDGDLSDLGVILSEFPLAPELAKALLASCEFDCVDEMLTLAAMLTAAPGFTRPPVCAEEAALRRALEHVDGDHSSLIQVYEAFIQSGADKAWCQARGLNWAALCQARKLRGELLELMQRIELPLSQPAFGSEQNRRDLQKALVSGCFLKVARDTDGTGNYLLLTHKHVAQLSPNCCYRSRRAPARPPPWVLYHNFSISKDNCLSIVSEIQPQMLVELAPPYFLSNLPPSESRDLLNQLREEMADSSTGHESSSTQELGDACVLQ from the exons ATGGCCTCTCAGCTTCTCGGGCTGGAAGAAGAGTCTGGCCCAAACCCTGGGGAGTCTGAACTGGCTGTGAACCCCTTTGACGGGCTCCCCTTCTCTTCCCGCTACTACGAGCTGCTTGAGCAGCGCAGAGCTTTGCCTGTCTGGGCTGCTCGCTTTATCTTCTTGGAGCAGTTGGAGAGTAGCCCCAGTGGAGTGGTGCTGGTGTCTGGAGAGCCTGGCTCTGGCAAGAGCACCCAG ATCCCACAGTGGTGTGCAGAGTTTGCACTGGCCAGGGGGTTCCGGAAGGGCTGGGTAACTGTGACTCAGCCCTACCCTCTGGCAGCCCTGAGCTTGGCCCTGAGAGTTGCTGATGAGATGGACTTGACCCTGGGTCATGAGGTTGGATACAGCATCCCCCAGGAGGACTGCTCTGGGCCTGACACCCTGCTCAG GTTCTGCTGGGACAGGCTGCTCCTGCAGGAGTTGGCCTCCACCCGGGGCACTGGAGTCTGGGGCGTGCTGGTGCTGGATGAGGCTCAGGAGCGGTCAGTGGCCTCAGATCTGCTCCAGGGGCTTCTGCGAGATGCCAGGCTTGGAAACCTTCCAGGGGACCCCAGACTGGTTGTAGTTACTGACCCAGCCCTTGAACCTAAGCTCCAAGCTTTCTGGGGCAACCCTCCCATTGTGCACGTGCCCAGAGAGCCTGGCAGGTGTCCCACTCCCGTCTACAGGGACACTGTCCCTACTGACCGAGTGGAAGCTGCCTGCCAAGCTGTGCTTGAATTGTGTCGGAAGGAGGCTCCGGGAGATGTGCTAGTGTACCTGCCCAGTGAGGAG gaaatttccctgtgctgtgaGTCATTGTCCAGGGAGGTGGGGCCCTTGGTTCCCCAAGGGCCCCCACTACGGGTGCTGCCCCTTCACCCAGGCCGTGGACAAGCTGTGCAGGCGGTGTACCAGGACACAGACTTGGGTGCCCGGAAGGTGGTAGTCACTCACTGGCTGGCTgacttctccttctccctcccttccatccgACATGTCATTGACTCAGGACTGGAGCTTCGAAGT GTTTACAATCCTCAGATCCGAGCAGAATCTCAAGTGTTGAGACCAATCAGCAAGTGTCAGGCAGAGGCAAGACGACTGCGGGCAGGAGGGGTCCCACCAG GATCCTGTCTCTGCCTGTATCCTAAGTCCTTCCTAGAACTAGAGGCTCCCCCACTGCCCCAACCCAGGGTGTGTGAGGAGAATCTGAGCCCCCTGGTCTTACTACTCAAGAGGAGACAGATTGCAGAGCCAGGGGAGTGTCACTTCCTGGACCGGCCTGGTGAGCAGTCCTCCTGCCCAAGTCCTACTGTCCGACCACCAGGCTCTGAGAACCCCTGCCCTGTAAGCCTTGTGCCATCCCCAGCTCCAGAGGCGCTGATGCAGGCCTTGGAAGACTTAGACTATCTGGCAGCACTGGATGATGATGGGGACCTGTCAGACCTGGGAGTCATCCTGTCAGAGTTCCCTCTGGCCCCTGAGCTTGCCAAAGCCCTGCTGGCCTCGTGCGAATTCGACTGTGTGGACGAGATGCTCACCCTGGCTGCCATGCTCACTG ctGCCCCTGGGTTTACTCGTCCTCCCGTCTGCGCAGAAGAAGCTGCCCTGCGTCGGGCCTTAGAACACGTGGATGGTGATCACAGCTCTCTGATCCAGGTGTATGAAGCCTTTATACAGA GTGGAGCAGACAAGGCTTGGTGCCAGGCTCGGGGTCTAAATTGGGCAGCATTGTGCCAAGCCCGTAAACTTCGGGGAGAACTCCTAGAACTCATGCAACGGATTGAACTTCCCTTATCCCAGCCAGCCTTTGGCTCTGAGCAGAATCGCAGAGACCTCCAGAAAGCACTGGTGTCGGGATGCTTCCTTAAG GTGGCCCGAGACACAGATGGGACTGGAAATTACCTGCTCCTGACCCATAAGCATGTGGCCCAGCTCTCCCCAAACTGCTGCTACAGAAGCCGCAGGGCTCCCGCCAGACCGCCACCATGGGTGCTTTAccataatttctccatttccaaAGACAACTGCCTCTCCATTGTTTCTGAGATTCAACCACAAAT GCTGGTGGAATTGGCCCCTCCATACTTCCTGAGTAACTTGCCCCCTAGTGAGAGCAGAGACCTCCTGAACCAGCTGAGGGAAGAAATGGCAGATTCTTCAACAGGGCATGAATCTTCCTCCACCCAAGAACTTGGAGATGCCTGTGTCCTGCAGTGA
- the DQX1 gene encoding ATP-dependent RNA helicase DQX1 isoform X2, whose translation MASQLLGLEEESGPNPGESELAVNPFDGLPFSSRYYELLEQRRALPVWAARFIFLEQLESSPSGVVLVSGEPGSGKSTQIPQWCAEFALARGFRKGWVTVTQPYPLAALSLALRVADEMDLTLGHEVGYSIPQEDCSGPDTLLRFCWDRLLLQELASTRGTGVWGVLVLDEAQERSVASDLLQGLLRDARLGNLPGDPRLVVVTDPALEPKLQAFWGNPPIVHVPREPGRCPTPVYRDTVPTDRVEAACQAVLELCRKEAPGDVLVYLPSEEEISLCCESLSREVGPLVPQGPPLRVLPLHPGRGQAVQAVYQDTDLGARKVVVTHWLADFSFSLPSIRHVIDSGLELRSVYNPQIRAESQVLRPISKCQAEARRLRAGGVPPGSCLCLYPKSFLELEAPPLPQPRVCEENLSPLVLLLKRRQIAEPGECHFLDRPAPEALMQALEDLDYLAALDDDGDLSDLGVILSEFPLAPELAKALLASCEFDCVDEMLTLAAMLTAAPGFTRPPVCAEEAALRRALEHVDGDHSSLIQVYEAFIQSGADKAWCQARGLNWAALCQARKLRGELLELMQRIELPLSQPAFGSEQNRRDLQKALVSGCFLKVARDTDGTGNYLLLTHKHVAQLSPNCCYRSRRAPARPPPWVLYHNFSISKDNCLSIVSEIQPQMLVELAPPYFLSNLPPSESRDLLNQLREEMADSSTGHESSSTQELGDACVLQ comes from the exons ATGGCCTCTCAGCTTCTCGGGCTGGAAGAAGAGTCTGGCCCAAACCCTGGGGAGTCTGAACTGGCTGTGAACCCCTTTGACGGGCTCCCCTTCTCTTCCCGCTACTACGAGCTGCTTGAGCAGCGCAGAGCTTTGCCTGTCTGGGCTGCTCGCTTTATCTTCTTGGAGCAGTTGGAGAGTAGCCCCAGTGGAGTGGTGCTGGTGTCTGGAGAGCCTGGCTCTGGCAAGAGCACCCAG ATCCCACAGTGGTGTGCAGAGTTTGCACTGGCCAGGGGGTTCCGGAAGGGCTGGGTAACTGTGACTCAGCCCTACCCTCTGGCAGCCCTGAGCTTGGCCCTGAGAGTTGCTGATGAGATGGACTTGACCCTGGGTCATGAGGTTGGATACAGCATCCCCCAGGAGGACTGCTCTGGGCCTGACACCCTGCTCAG GTTCTGCTGGGACAGGCTGCTCCTGCAGGAGTTGGCCTCCACCCGGGGCACTGGAGTCTGGGGCGTGCTGGTGCTGGATGAGGCTCAGGAGCGGTCAGTGGCCTCAGATCTGCTCCAGGGGCTTCTGCGAGATGCCAGGCTTGGAAACCTTCCAGGGGACCCCAGACTGGTTGTAGTTACTGACCCAGCCCTTGAACCTAAGCTCCAAGCTTTCTGGGGCAACCCTCCCATTGTGCACGTGCCCAGAGAGCCTGGCAGGTGTCCCACTCCCGTCTACAGGGACACTGTCCCTACTGACCGAGTGGAAGCTGCCTGCCAAGCTGTGCTTGAATTGTGTCGGAAGGAGGCTCCGGGAGATGTGCTAGTGTACCTGCCCAGTGAGGAG gaaatttccctgtgctgtgaGTCATTGTCCAGGGAGGTGGGGCCCTTGGTTCCCCAAGGGCCCCCACTACGGGTGCTGCCCCTTCACCCAGGCCGTGGACAAGCTGTGCAGGCGGTGTACCAGGACACAGACTTGGGTGCCCGGAAGGTGGTAGTCACTCACTGGCTGGCTgacttctccttctccctcccttccatccgACATGTCATTGACTCAGGACTGGAGCTTCGAAGT GTTTACAATCCTCAGATCCGAGCAGAATCTCAAGTGTTGAGACCAATCAGCAAGTGTCAGGCAGAGGCAAGACGACTGCGGGCAGGAGGGGTCCCACCAG GATCCTGTCTCTGCCTGTATCCTAAGTCCTTCCTAGAACTAGAGGCTCCCCCACTGCCCCAACCCAGGGTGTGTGAGGAGAATCTGAGCCCCCTGGTCTTACTACTCAAGAGGAGACAGATTGCAGAGCCAGGGGAGTGTCACTTCCTGGACCGGCCTG CTCCAGAGGCGCTGATGCAGGCCTTGGAAGACTTAGACTATCTGGCAGCACTGGATGATGATGGGGACCTGTCAGACCTGGGAGTCATCCTGTCAGAGTTCCCTCTGGCCCCTGAGCTTGCCAAAGCCCTGCTGGCCTCGTGCGAATTCGACTGTGTGGACGAGATGCTCACCCTGGCTGCCATGCTCACTG ctGCCCCTGGGTTTACTCGTCCTCCCGTCTGCGCAGAAGAAGCTGCCCTGCGTCGGGCCTTAGAACACGTGGATGGTGATCACAGCTCTCTGATCCAGGTGTATGAAGCCTTTATACAGA GTGGAGCAGACAAGGCTTGGTGCCAGGCTCGGGGTCTAAATTGGGCAGCATTGTGCCAAGCCCGTAAACTTCGGGGAGAACTCCTAGAACTCATGCAACGGATTGAACTTCCCTTATCCCAGCCAGCCTTTGGCTCTGAGCAGAATCGCAGAGACCTCCAGAAAGCACTGGTGTCGGGATGCTTCCTTAAG GTGGCCCGAGACACAGATGGGACTGGAAATTACCTGCTCCTGACCCATAAGCATGTGGCCCAGCTCTCCCCAAACTGCTGCTACAGAAGCCGCAGGGCTCCCGCCAGACCGCCACCATGGGTGCTTTAccataatttctccatttccaaAGACAACTGCCTCTCCATTGTTTCTGAGATTCAACCACAAAT GCTGGTGGAATTGGCCCCTCCATACTTCCTGAGTAACTTGCCCCCTAGTGAGAGCAGAGACCTCCTGAACCAGCTGAGGGAAGAAATGGCAGATTCTTCAACAGGGCATGAATCTTCCTCCACCCAAGAACTTGGAGATGCCTGTGTCCTGCAGTGA
- the AUP1 gene encoding ancient ubiquitous protein 1 isoform X1 encodes MEPPPVPGPERLFDSHRLPGDGFLLFALLLYAPVGFCLLVLRLFLGIHVFLVSCALPDSVLRRFVVRTMCAVLGLVARQEDSGLRDHRVRVLISNHVTPFDHNIVNLLTSCSTVSWGRSRERRGVVPGAQLKAPFSTSRFPLGTQDTDPYPRPRLSTTYVNFSPFTTFFSSFSPPPSQPLLNSPPSFVCWSRGFMEMDGREELVESLKRFCASTRLPPTPLLLFPEEEATNGREGLLRFSSWPFSIQDVVQPLTLRVQRPLVSVTVSDASWVSELLWSLFVPFTMYHVRWLRPVHRQLGEGNEEFALRVQQLVAKELGQTGTRLTPADKAEHMKRQRHPRLRPQSAQSSFPPSPGPSPDVQLAALAQRVKEVLPHVPLGVIQRDLARTGCVDLTITNLLEGAVAFMPEDVTEETQSLPTASTPKFPSSGPATPQPTALTFAKSSWARQESLQERKQALYEYARRRFTERTGPGG; translated from the exons ATGGAGCCTCCCCCGGTGCCGGGGCCGGAGCGGCTCTTTGATTCGCACCG GCTCCCGGGTGACGGCTTCCTACTCTTCGCGCTGCTGCTCTACGCTCCAGTAGGGTTCTGCCTTCTCGTCCTGCGCCTCTTTCTTGGGATCCACGTCTTCCTGGTCAGCTGCGCGCTACCGGACAGCGTTCTTCGCAG GTTCGTGGTGCGGACCATGTGTGCAGTGCTGGGACTCGTGGCCCGGCAGGAGGACTCTGGACTCCGGGATCACCGCGTCAGGGTCCTCATTTCCAACCACGTGACACCTTTCGACCACAACATAGTCAATCTGCTCACCAGCTGTAGCACCGTGAGTTGGGGACGAAGTCGAGAGCGCCGCGGGGTGGTTCCCGGGGCACAGCTCAAGGCTCCCTTCTCCACGTCCAGGTTTCCTCTGGGGACTCAAGATACCGACCCTTACCCCAGACCCCGCCTTTCTACAACATATGTCAATTTTTCTCCCTTCacaacattcttttcttctttctctcctcccccatcccagcctcTACTCAATAGTCCCCCCAGCTTCGTGTGCTGGTCTCGGGGCTTCATGGAGATGGATGGGCGGGAGGAGTTGGTGGAGTCACTCAAGAGATTCTGTGCTTCCACGAGGCTTCCCCCTACCCCTCTGCTGCTGTTCCCCGAAGAAGAGGCCACCAATGGCCGGGAGGGGCTCCTGCGCTTCAG TTCCTGGCCATTTTCTATCCAGGATGTGGTACAGCCTCTTACCCTGCGAGTCCAGAGACCCCTAGTCTCTGTG ACGGTGTCAGATGCCTCCTGGGTCTCAGAACTGCTGTGGTCACTTTTCGTCCCTTTCACGATGTATCACGTAAG GTGGCTCCGTCCTGTTCATCGccagctgggggaagggaatgAGGAGTTTGCCCTCCGTGTACAACAG TTGGTGGCCAAAGAATTGGGCCAGACAGGGACACGACTCACTCCAGCAGACAAAGCAGAGCACATGAAGCGACAGAGACACCCCAGGTTGCGTCCCCAGTCAG CCCagtcttctttccctccctcccccggccCTTCTCCTGATGTGCAGCTGGCAGCTCTGGCTCAGAGAGTCAAGGAGGTTTTACCCCACGTGCCACTGGGCGTCATCCAGAGAGACCTGG ccaggACTGGCTGTGTAGACTTGACCATCACTAATTTGCTTGAGGGGGCCGTAGCTTTCATGCCTGAAGACGTCACTGAGGAGACCCAGTCCCTTCCCACAGCCTCCACCCCCAAG TTCCCCAGCTCTGGCCCAGCGACCCCTCAGCCCACAGCCCTAACATTTGCCAAGTCCTCCTGGGCCCGGCAGGAGAGTCTACAAGAGCGCAAGCAGGCGCTGTATGAGTACGCGAGAAG GAGATTCACAGAGAGGACAGGCCCAGGAGGCTGA
- the AUP1 gene encoding ancient ubiquitous protein 1 isoform X2 has protein sequence MEPPPVPGPERLFDSHRLPGDGFLLFALLLYAPVGFCLLVLRLFLGIHVFLVSCALPDSVLRRFVVRTMCAVLGLVARQEDSGLRDHRVRVLISNHVTPFDHNIVNLLTSCSTPLLNSPPSFVCWSRGFMEMDGREELVESLKRFCASTRLPPTPLLLFPEEEATNGREGLLRFSSWPFSIQDVVQPLTLRVQRPLVSVTVSDASWVSELLWSLFVPFTMYHVRWLRPVHRQLGEGNEEFALRVQQLVAKELGQTGTRLTPADKAEHMKRQRHPRLRPQSAQSSFPPSPGPSPDVQLAALAQRVKEVLPHVPLGVIQRDLARTGCVDLTITNLLEGAVAFMPEDVTEETQSLPTASTPKFPSSGPATPQPTALTFAKSSWARQESLQERKQALYEYARRRFTERTGPGG, from the exons ATGGAGCCTCCCCCGGTGCCGGGGCCGGAGCGGCTCTTTGATTCGCACCG GCTCCCGGGTGACGGCTTCCTACTCTTCGCGCTGCTGCTCTACGCTCCAGTAGGGTTCTGCCTTCTCGTCCTGCGCCTCTTTCTTGGGATCCACGTCTTCCTGGTCAGCTGCGCGCTACCGGACAGCGTTCTTCGCAG GTTCGTGGTGCGGACCATGTGTGCAGTGCTGGGACTCGTGGCCCGGCAGGAGGACTCTGGACTCCGGGATCACCGCGTCAGGGTCCTCATTTCCAACCACGTGACACCTTTCGACCACAACATAGTCAATCTGCTCACCAGCTGTAGCACC cctcTACTCAATAGTCCCCCCAGCTTCGTGTGCTGGTCTCGGGGCTTCATGGAGATGGATGGGCGGGAGGAGTTGGTGGAGTCACTCAAGAGATTCTGTGCTTCCACGAGGCTTCCCCCTACCCCTCTGCTGCTGTTCCCCGAAGAAGAGGCCACCAATGGCCGGGAGGGGCTCCTGCGCTTCAG TTCCTGGCCATTTTCTATCCAGGATGTGGTACAGCCTCTTACCCTGCGAGTCCAGAGACCCCTAGTCTCTGTG ACGGTGTCAGATGCCTCCTGGGTCTCAGAACTGCTGTGGTCACTTTTCGTCCCTTTCACGATGTATCACGTAAG GTGGCTCCGTCCTGTTCATCGccagctgggggaagggaatgAGGAGTTTGCCCTCCGTGTACAACAG TTGGTGGCCAAAGAATTGGGCCAGACAGGGACACGACTCACTCCAGCAGACAAAGCAGAGCACATGAAGCGACAGAGACACCCCAGGTTGCGTCCCCAGTCAG CCCagtcttctttccctccctcccccggccCTTCTCCTGATGTGCAGCTGGCAGCTCTGGCTCAGAGAGTCAAGGAGGTTTTACCCCACGTGCCACTGGGCGTCATCCAGAGAGACCTGG ccaggACTGGCTGTGTAGACTTGACCATCACTAATTTGCTTGAGGGGGCCGTAGCTTTCATGCCTGAAGACGTCACTGAGGAGACCCAGTCCCTTCCCACAGCCTCCACCCCCAAG TTCCCCAGCTCTGGCCCAGCGACCCCTCAGCCCACAGCCCTAACATTTGCCAAGTCCTCCTGGGCCCGGCAGGAGAGTCTACAAGAGCGCAAGCAGGCGCTGTATGAGTACGCGAGAAG GAGATTCACAGAGAGGACAGGCCCAGGAGGCTGA
- the AUP1 gene encoding ancient ubiquitous protein 1 isoform X4 encodes MEPPPVPGPERLFDSHRFVVRTMCAVLGLVARQEDSGLRDHRVRVLISNHVTPFDHNIVNLLTSCSTPLLNSPPSFVCWSRGFMEMDGREELVESLKRFCASTRLPPTPLLLFPEEEATNGREGLLRFSSWPFSIQDVVQPLTLRVQRPLVSVTVSDASWVSELLWSLFVPFTMYHVRWLRPVHRQLGEGNEEFALRVQQLVAKELGQTGTRLTPADKAEHMKRQRHPRLRPQSAQSSFPPSPGPSPDVQLAALAQRVKEVLPHVPLGVIQRDLARTGCVDLTITNLLEGAVAFMPEDVTEETQSLPTASTPKFPSSGPATPQPTALTFAKSSWARQESLQERKQALYEYARRRFTERTGPGG; translated from the exons ATGGAGCCTCCCCCGGTGCCGGGGCCGGAGCGGCTCTTTGATTCGCACCG GTTCGTGGTGCGGACCATGTGTGCAGTGCTGGGACTCGTGGCCCGGCAGGAGGACTCTGGACTCCGGGATCACCGCGTCAGGGTCCTCATTTCCAACCACGTGACACCTTTCGACCACAACATAGTCAATCTGCTCACCAGCTGTAGCACC cctcTACTCAATAGTCCCCCCAGCTTCGTGTGCTGGTCTCGGGGCTTCATGGAGATGGATGGGCGGGAGGAGTTGGTGGAGTCACTCAAGAGATTCTGTGCTTCCACGAGGCTTCCCCCTACCCCTCTGCTGCTGTTCCCCGAAGAAGAGGCCACCAATGGCCGGGAGGGGCTCCTGCGCTTCAG TTCCTGGCCATTTTCTATCCAGGATGTGGTACAGCCTCTTACCCTGCGAGTCCAGAGACCCCTAGTCTCTGTG ACGGTGTCAGATGCCTCCTGGGTCTCAGAACTGCTGTGGTCACTTTTCGTCCCTTTCACGATGTATCACGTAAG GTGGCTCCGTCCTGTTCATCGccagctgggggaagggaatgAGGAGTTTGCCCTCCGTGTACAACAG TTGGTGGCCAAAGAATTGGGCCAGACAGGGACACGACTCACTCCAGCAGACAAAGCAGAGCACATGAAGCGACAGAGACACCCCAGGTTGCGTCCCCAGTCAG CCCagtcttctttccctccctcccccggccCTTCTCCTGATGTGCAGCTGGCAGCTCTGGCTCAGAGAGTCAAGGAGGTTTTACCCCACGTGCCACTGGGCGTCATCCAGAGAGACCTGG ccaggACTGGCTGTGTAGACTTGACCATCACTAATTTGCTTGAGGGGGCCGTAGCTTTCATGCCTGAAGACGTCACTGAGGAGACCCAGTCCCTTCCCACAGCCTCCACCCCCAAG TTCCCCAGCTCTGGCCCAGCGACCCCTCAGCCCACAGCCCTAACATTTGCCAAGTCCTCCTGGGCCCGGCAGGAGAGTCTACAAGAGCGCAAGCAGGCGCTGTATGAGTACGCGAGAAG GAGATTCACAGAGAGGACAGGCCCAGGAGGCTGA
- the AUP1 gene encoding ancient ubiquitous protein 1 isoform X3: MEPPPVPGPERLFDSHRLPGDGFLLFALLLYAPVGFCLLVLRLFLGIHVFLVSCALPDSVLRRFVVRTMCAVLGLVARQEDSGLRDHRVRVLISNHVTPFDHNIVNLLTSCSTPLLNSPPSFVCWSRGFMEMDGREELVESLKRFCASTRLPPTPLLLFPEEEATNGREGLLRFSSWPFSIQDVVQPLTLRVQRPLVSVTVSDASWVSELLWSLFVPFTMYHVRWLRPVHRQLGEGNEEFALRVQQLVAKELGQTGTRLTPADKAEHMKRQRHPRLRPQSAQSSFPPSPGPSPDVQLAALAQRVKEVLPHVPLGVIQRDLARTGCVDLTITNLLEGAVAFMPEDVTEETQSLPTASTPKAFDGCLMMTSQAL; encoded by the exons ATGGAGCCTCCCCCGGTGCCGGGGCCGGAGCGGCTCTTTGATTCGCACCG GCTCCCGGGTGACGGCTTCCTACTCTTCGCGCTGCTGCTCTACGCTCCAGTAGGGTTCTGCCTTCTCGTCCTGCGCCTCTTTCTTGGGATCCACGTCTTCCTGGTCAGCTGCGCGCTACCGGACAGCGTTCTTCGCAG GTTCGTGGTGCGGACCATGTGTGCAGTGCTGGGACTCGTGGCCCGGCAGGAGGACTCTGGACTCCGGGATCACCGCGTCAGGGTCCTCATTTCCAACCACGTGACACCTTTCGACCACAACATAGTCAATCTGCTCACCAGCTGTAGCACC cctcTACTCAATAGTCCCCCCAGCTTCGTGTGCTGGTCTCGGGGCTTCATGGAGATGGATGGGCGGGAGGAGTTGGTGGAGTCACTCAAGAGATTCTGTGCTTCCACGAGGCTTCCCCCTACCCCTCTGCTGCTGTTCCCCGAAGAAGAGGCCACCAATGGCCGGGAGGGGCTCCTGCGCTTCAG TTCCTGGCCATTTTCTATCCAGGATGTGGTACAGCCTCTTACCCTGCGAGTCCAGAGACCCCTAGTCTCTGTG ACGGTGTCAGATGCCTCCTGGGTCTCAGAACTGCTGTGGTCACTTTTCGTCCCTTTCACGATGTATCACGTAAG GTGGCTCCGTCCTGTTCATCGccagctgggggaagggaatgAGGAGTTTGCCCTCCGTGTACAACAG TTGGTGGCCAAAGAATTGGGCCAGACAGGGACACGACTCACTCCAGCAGACAAAGCAGAGCACATGAAGCGACAGAGACACCCCAGGTTGCGTCCCCAGTCAG CCCagtcttctttccctccctcccccggccCTTCTCCTGATGTGCAGCTGGCAGCTCTGGCTCAGAGAGTCAAGGAGGTTTTACCCCACGTGCCACTGGGCGTCATCCAGAGAGACCTGG ccaggACTGGCTGTGTAGACTTGACCATCACTAATTTGCTTGAGGGGGCCGTAGCTTTCATGCCTGAAGACGTCACTGAGGAGACCCAGTCCCTTCCCACAGCCTCCACCCCCAAG GCATTCGATGGGTGTTTAATGATGACTTCGCAAGCCCTCTGA